The following are from one region of the Rhodopirellula sp. P2 genome:
- a CDS encoding DUF1549 domain-containing protein — protein sequence MPSIEPTIDPSDESPDSFAESTLVTAELVTPPVVTAELVPRWKRALTSVRRWGLLLVLTLLTFGFLSSGLSPDPSAIFDESDRDATPVAQRDRQTEAQATSTDAGLAEIDRVSVEPVRLQASERASLSGSTSQAADSKQNLIATILEEQWRSGLEARGLEAGPMADWLTVCRRLSLSLAGTGLSLEEIRSLQRLPEADRVATHRERLLRSDRFHHYWAERTARYLVGADEGPFIVYRGRRFRTWLANHYAMNTPYDELVRMLITAEGVWTDRPEVNFHTVTFDSGDDAPDPIRLAARTTRAFLGVRIDCLQCHDDFLGNVSLGDASWVRPNTAAEAAVTETDASEAESSGLLREGAQEDFHSLAAFFTAATSEGVQGLKDKRADYEYQYLYADETVPVEPNVPFRRDLLPPRPQQKLETEEDVAGQNEAAGEQGAAEQDLDSEPQADEPKLVLKDLGTMETGGESGNSELPQHMSDRERLAYWLTHPENKPAARAAVTRVWTLLFGRPPAMETEYGFQVGEVDNLPLDSPPSELIETLTEAFVDGGFDVRELIRLITNAPAFRVSSRADFDVTEQHELAMAVFPVTRLRSEQVAGATIQSGRVKTINRDSSFLVQLQQFGSLNDFLKRYGDLGEDEFTPQPVTITQRLVMLNGKLVSETASPNPILNASSHIEMFARNDQEVVRTLYLTVLNREPTEPEMKHFTTRLTPESRNQSDPPTSRKQEITDLTWALLNSSEFAWNH from the coding sequence ATGCCTTCCATTGAACCCACGATCGACCCAAGCGACGAGTCCCCTGATTCTTTCGCTGAAAGTACGCTCGTGACGGCCGAATTGGTGACTCCGCCGGTCGTCACGGCTGAACTCGTGCCGCGTTGGAAACGAGCTCTGACGTCCGTGCGACGTTGGGGGTTGTTGCTGGTTTTAACGTTGCTGACGTTTGGGTTCTTGAGCTCCGGATTGAGTCCGGACCCTTCGGCAATCTTTGACGAGAGTGATCGTGACGCCACTCCGGTGGCTCAACGTGACCGTCAGACAGAGGCTCAAGCGACATCGACGGACGCCGGTTTGGCTGAGATCGATCGCGTCTCGGTCGAGCCCGTTCGATTGCAGGCGTCTGAGCGGGCCTCCTTGAGTGGCTCGACTTCACAGGCAGCGGATTCCAAACAAAATTTGATCGCAACAATCCTCGAGGAGCAATGGCGGTCCGGACTGGAGGCACGCGGTTTGGAAGCTGGCCCGATGGCGGATTGGTTGACGGTTTGTCGTCGACTTTCGTTGTCTTTGGCGGGGACCGGATTGTCACTGGAAGAAATTCGATCGCTGCAACGCTTGCCCGAGGCGGACCGTGTGGCGACGCATCGGGAACGCCTGCTTCGGAGCGACCGCTTTCATCATTACTGGGCGGAACGAACGGCTCGCTATTTGGTCGGTGCCGACGAGGGACCCTTCATTGTTTACCGCGGACGGCGTTTTCGCACCTGGTTGGCCAATCATTACGCGATGAACACGCCTTACGACGAATTGGTGCGGATGTTGATCACGGCCGAAGGTGTTTGGACGGACCGACCGGAAGTCAACTTTCACACGGTCACGTTCGACAGCGGCGACGATGCTCCCGATCCGATCCGTTTGGCAGCTCGGACGACACGAGCCTTTTTGGGCGTGCGGATTGATTGCCTGCAATGCCACGATGATTTCTTGGGGAACGTTTCACTGGGGGATGCATCTTGGGTCAGGCCCAACACGGCTGCTGAGGCAGCCGTCACTGAAACCGATGCATCCGAAGCGGAATCCAGTGGGTTGCTTCGCGAAGGGGCGCAAGAAGATTTTCATTCGTTGGCAGCGTTCTTCACGGCTGCGACGAGTGAAGGGGTGCAGGGGCTGAAAGACAAACGAGCGGACTACGAGTACCAGTACTTGTATGCGGACGAGACGGTGCCGGTTGAGCCCAACGTCCCGTTCCGCCGAGACTTGTTGCCCCCGCGACCGCAGCAGAAATTGGAAACAGAAGAGGATGTTGCTGGCCAAAATGAGGCGGCTGGAGAACAGGGGGCCGCAGAACAAGATTTGGATTCGGAGCCCCAAGCCGATGAACCCAAGCTTGTGTTGAAGGATCTTGGCACGATGGAAACCGGTGGCGAATCCGGAAACAGCGAGCTGCCCCAGCACATGAGTGACCGGGAACGGTTGGCGTACTGGTTGACTCATCCCGAAAACAAGCCCGCTGCTCGGGCCGCCGTGACTCGGGTTTGGACCCTGTTGTTTGGGCGGCCGCCGGCCATGGAAACCGAGTATGGATTTCAGGTGGGGGAGGTCGATAATTTGCCATTGGACTCGCCTCCTTCGGAGCTGATCGAAACCTTGACGGAGGCGTTTGTCGACGGCGGGTTTGATGTCCGGGAATTGATTCGCTTGATCACGAATGCCCCCGCGTTTCGAGTGAGCAGTCGGGCGGACTTTGACGTCACCGAACAACATGAATTGGCGATGGCTGTGTTCCCCGTGACTCGATTGCGGAGCGAACAAGTCGCAGGTGCAACCATTCAGTCCGGACGCGTCAAAACGATCAATCGTGATTCGTCTTTCTTGGTTCAGTTGCAACAGTTCGGAAGCCTGAACGACTTTCTGAAGCGGTACGGCGATTTAGGCGAGGATGAATTCACACCTCAACCGGTCACCATCACTCAGCGGTTGGTGATGTTGAACGGGAAGTTGGTCAGTGAAACGGCGTCACCGAACCCCATTCTGAACGCCTCATCGCACATCGAAATGTTCGCTCGAAACGATCAAGAAGTCGTGCGAACGTTGTATTTGACGGTTTTGAATCGAGAACCGACCGAGCCTGAGATGAAGCATTTCACCACTCGGCTCACCCCCGAGAGTCGCAATCAAAGCGATCCGCCGACCTCACGGAAACAAGAGATCACGGATCTCACGTGGGCCTTGCTCAACAGCAGTGAGTTCGCCTGGAACCATTGA
- a CDS encoding PVC-type heme-binding CxxCH protein has protein sequence MNLRRPPLLSCFVVWFGCFATAAHAQRNLTDIPEPDPVAEAAAMKLDTGAAVNLFAADPAIRKPIQMNFDCTGALWVASSKSYPQVKPGEIPNDQIVVLRDLDQDGVAESSTVFADGLLIPTGVIPDGPHAAYVAASTELLHFKDTDHDGVADERRIVLSGFGTEDTHHLVHTLRWGPDGCLYFNQSIYIHSHIDTPDGTKRLDGGGIWRYRPSTGQLDVFCKGFINPWGHIMDANGESFVTDGAGYEGISYSFPDAVFKTSPGATRWLPGLNPGSPKHCGLEVLSGTHIPPEWQGDLVTNDFRSHRVCRFSVRPNGADFISRQQPELLTTEHVAFRPIDARMGPDGTVLIADWYNPIIQHGEVDFRDPRRDTEHGRIWRLSFPDRPLDPWPEFLSATTPELLSYLEDESLTVRQFARQSLWNHLEEPDFFAKVDQWVQSREEGLNNRQLEAQWLREAAFQPIATESAMAQLNAWKADPSSVPSNARAWLRSQFRSAEQTRTVNPANAEKAMTDAASLVEAAIDIADPALTLEVVVQCGRLDSEDSAVWLHQILSRTLASDQPLSSQHSLDFALWQSIRETAEHWQQGNETLQQIWEDSPQTLAWSVGAVGSADAAKLLIDRVAWDQSSPEAADAPWLKAIGEVATAEQLGSVLSRLLGGDPTQVQRRISALLESTSKRKNVAPTNADASVKQWLSKQTTEDLQPSTLRWISQSTQQWKLKSTEATLLSAIQTRSDASAADRQVWIKALASLPTPQANQQLMSIAKAGSVADRVAAIDGLVASRPGAAIPLVLSALSKPETSEAAHGWLVSALSRPDLVKRYTEKLNEMELSSDTARTLLRAIRSAGGNAGLEQTIRKSGKLADATWELTPELKTRLLKRVPESGSAARGELVYRRKELQCISCHAIGTAGGLVGPNLVSLGGSSQPDYVLESLLDPSARLKEGYSTRKILTEDGEVISGIAIGQTEEATRLRLADGTEREIETDAILDDAPGKSLMPEGLLDNLTEAELVDLTTFLVALGRDPDFTVSTANIVRGFETLNYTPEANSRLNRTSVNTAAQDDPAMTWRDQTTMVDGTIRLDELDKFKQHRQSPFISFVRCDIEVTPSDSNSDTAKIALKLIGNTPQADGENSWDGFEAWVDGKPTPTWQLKNLPLSRGRHRITLSINRDEMMSAFGIALEGDAIAASKN, from the coding sequence ATGAATCTGCGTCGCCCCCCTCTTTTGTCTTGTTTCGTGGTTTGGTTCGGCTGCTTCGCCACGGCGGCGCACGCACAACGGAATCTAACCGATATCCCGGAACCCGACCCGGTCGCCGAAGCGGCGGCGATGAAACTGGACACCGGCGCGGCGGTCAATCTGTTCGCGGCCGATCCCGCGATTCGAAAACCAATCCAAATGAACTTCGACTGCACGGGTGCCCTGTGGGTCGCCAGCAGCAAGTCGTACCCGCAAGTCAAACCGGGTGAAATCCCCAACGACCAAATTGTCGTGCTGCGAGATTTGGACCAAGACGGCGTCGCCGAATCCAGCACCGTTTTCGCGGACGGGCTGCTGATTCCCACCGGGGTGATTCCGGACGGACCGCACGCCGCCTACGTCGCGGCCAGCACCGAACTGCTGCACTTCAAAGACACCGACCACGACGGCGTCGCCGACGAACGTCGGATCGTGCTCAGCGGATTTGGAACCGAAGACACGCACCACTTGGTTCACACACTTCGCTGGGGACCGGATGGTTGCCTGTATTTCAATCAATCCATCTACATCCACTCGCACATTGACACTCCCGATGGAACCAAACGTTTGGACGGTGGCGGGATTTGGCGATACCGCCCCAGCACCGGGCAACTGGATGTCTTCTGCAAAGGCTTCATCAATCCCTGGGGACACATCATGGATGCCAACGGGGAATCCTTCGTCACCGATGGGGCTGGCTACGAGGGCATCAGTTACTCCTTCCCCGATGCCGTGTTCAAGACCTCCCCTGGTGCGACCCGTTGGTTGCCGGGATTGAACCCCGGCAGCCCCAAACATTGCGGCTTGGAAGTCCTCTCCGGCACGCACATTCCACCAGAATGGCAAGGCGACTTGGTCACCAATGACTTCCGAAGTCACCGCGTGTGCCGGTTCAGCGTGCGTCCCAACGGAGCGGACTTCATCAGCCGCCAACAACCCGAGTTGCTGACCACGGAGCACGTTGCCTTTCGTCCGATCGATGCTCGCATGGGCCCCGATGGAACGGTGCTCATCGCTGACTGGTACAACCCCATCATCCAACACGGCGAAGTCGACTTCCGTGACCCGCGTCGCGACACCGAACACGGTCGCATTTGGCGACTCTCATTTCCCGATCGACCACTCGATCCATGGCCCGAGTTCCTGTCCGCAACGACACCCGAACTGCTGAGCTATCTCGAAGATGAATCCCTGACCGTGCGTCAATTCGCTCGGCAATCGCTTTGGAATCACCTGGAAGAACCCGACTTCTTTGCCAAGGTCGACCAGTGGGTTCAAAGCCGGGAAGAGGGTTTGAACAACCGGCAACTCGAGGCTCAGTGGCTTCGCGAAGCCGCCTTCCAACCCATCGCGACCGAGTCTGCCATGGCACAACTCAACGCTTGGAAGGCCGACCCAAGTTCGGTGCCGAGCAACGCGAGAGCATGGCTGCGAAGTCAATTCCGGTCCGCCGAACAAACCCGAACCGTGAATCCTGCCAACGCAGAGAAAGCGATGACCGATGCAGCCAGCTTGGTCGAAGCGGCGATCGACATCGCGGATCCCGCGTTGACGTTGGAAGTCGTCGTGCAATGCGGCCGCCTCGACAGCGAAGACTCCGCTGTCTGGTTGCATCAAATCCTTTCTCGGACGCTGGCTTCGGATCAACCGCTCTCCTCCCAACACTCGCTCGACTTCGCTCTCTGGCAATCAATTCGCGAAACCGCGGAACATTGGCAGCAAGGGAACGAGACGCTGCAGCAGATCTGGGAAGATTCCCCTCAAACTCTTGCCTGGTCCGTCGGAGCGGTCGGCAGCGCCGATGCCGCGAAACTGTTGATCGATCGTGTCGCGTGGGATCAATCGTCTCCCGAGGCCGCCGATGCCCCATGGCTGAAAGCCATCGGCGAAGTGGCAACCGCGGAGCAACTGGGGAGTGTCCTGAGCCGTTTGCTCGGCGGCGATCCCACGCAAGTCCAACGCCGAATCAGCGCATTGCTGGAGTCCACTTCGAAACGCAAAAACGTGGCCCCCACCAACGCGGATGCCAGCGTGAAGCAGTGGCTGAGCAAACAAACCACCGAGGACCTGCAGCCGTCGACGCTGCGTTGGATTTCACAATCCACCCAGCAATGGAAGTTGAAGTCCACCGAGGCAACCTTGCTGTCCGCGATCCAAACGCGATCGGATGCCTCCGCCGCAGACCGTCAAGTCTGGATCAAAGCCCTGGCATCGCTTCCGACGCCCCAAGCGAACCAGCAACTGATGAGCATTGCGAAAGCAGGATCGGTTGCCGATCGAGTCGCGGCCATCGATGGCTTGGTCGCTTCGCGTCCAGGTGCTGCGATTCCTCTGGTGCTCAGCGCACTTTCAAAACCGGAGACGTCCGAAGCAGCACATGGCTGGTTGGTCAGCGCGCTTTCACGACCTGATTTGGTGAAACGCTACACCGAGAAGTTGAACGAGATGGAGTTGTCCTCTGACACCGCTCGGACGTTGCTTCGCGCCATCCGTTCGGCCGGTGGAAATGCAGGCCTGGAACAAACGATCCGAAAGTCTGGCAAACTGGCCGACGCGACTTGGGAACTGACACCGGAACTCAAAACCCGGCTGTTAAAACGAGTCCCGGAATCCGGTTCCGCAGCTCGCGGAGAACTGGTCTACCGGCGGAAGGAGTTGCAGTGCATCTCTTGCCACGCCATCGGCACAGCCGGAGGGCTGGTCGGCCCCAACCTGGTTTCCTTGGGTGGCAGTTCGCAGCCCGACTACGTTCTGGAATCGCTGCTTGATCCAAGTGCTCGACTGAAAGAAGGCTACTCCACTCGCAAGATTTTGACGGAGGACGGAGAAGTCATCAGCGGCATTGCAATTGGACAAACCGAAGAAGCAACCCGTTTGCGTTTGGCCGATGGGACAGAGCGTGAAATCGAAACCGATGCAATCCTTGATGATGCCCCCGGCAAATCATTGATGCCCGAAGGTTTGTTGGACAATCTGACCGAAGCCGAATTGGTCGATTTGACGACCTTTTTGGTCGCCCTGGGCCGCGATCCAGATTTCACCGTGTCGACGGCGAACATCGTGCGAGGATTTGAAACGCTGAACTACACCCCCGAGGCAAACAGCCGACTGAATCGCACCAGCGTCAACACGGCGGCCCAAGATGATCCCGCAATGACTTGGCGAGATCAGACCACGATGGTGGACGGAACGATTCGCTTGGACGAACTGGACAAATTCAAACAACATCGCCAGTCACCGTTCATCAGCTTTGTACGGTGTGACATCGAGGTCACTCCTTCAGATTCGAACTCCGATACCGCGAAGATTGCGCTGAAGTTGATCGGAAACACGCCGCAGGCAGATGGCGAAAACAGCTGGGATGGTTTCGAGGCTTGGGTGGATGGAAAACCAACGCCAACCTGGCAATTGAAAAATCTCCCCTTGTCGCGAGGTCGCCACCGCATCACGTTGTCGATCAATCGTGATGAAATGATGTCGGCGTTCGGAATCGCACTCGAAGGCGACGCGATCGCAGCGTCTAAAAATTGA
- a CDS encoding AI-2E family transporter yields MVRDPESQSDDADVRPGNRKQILFPQLPSLSRIMSVVMLVIGILAVGVLFYRLMVGFFVPLFLAALLVVIFRPIHLWIFEKVGRRRRLAAGSTTALILFIVLLPMGILVSVATTQFTILLSKMNLSNMSVAMDRVRSQVGLSLPHPEHFRELDRIIGDITVPQADNPQAVQDKINELNQAAAIITYLQSEVPDAGVAEAAAEIAVDNLSEFSELLEQSIQSQTTESDWDVSAGDTPLPKPPAPATSSLGQLDSERPPPAQDPPSLPEPITDEDSPQVSESEPSVESSDVASSGSETQDDDPSTDTRPQLLVQLNNNERFEQPAVIAAASVRSWMNLLLGGSLRSQLCLIANPDEGDFAALIRMARESLQPRFVRLTSATGSIVAQIIFGLVILVVSVYFFLIDGPVMIRTLMRLSPMDDNYEHQLLTEFDRTSRAVVLASVASALVQGILATIGFWLCGFDQIVLLLFLTSVMALVPFLGAASVWVPCALWLGLVDQRWIPAALLALYGAAVVSSIDNVIKVYVLHGRSQLHPLFALLSVIGGVSVFGPIGILVGPMVVVFLQTLLEILNHELKTSHPEEEIDPQAAG; encoded by the coding sequence GTGGTCCGTGATCCTGAATCGCAGTCCGATGACGCAGACGTCCGTCCTGGCAATCGCAAACAGATCCTCTTCCCTCAACTGCCATCGCTCTCACGGATCATGTCCGTGGTCATGTTGGTGATTGGGATTTTAGCGGTTGGCGTCTTGTTCTACCGCTTGATGGTCGGGTTCTTTGTCCCGCTGTTTTTGGCAGCGTTGCTGGTTGTCATCTTCCGCCCGATCCATCTGTGGATCTTTGAAAAAGTCGGGCGACGCCGACGGCTCGCGGCAGGTTCGACCACCGCGTTGATTTTGTTCATCGTGTTGCTCCCCATGGGGATTTTGGTGTCAGTGGCCACCACTCAGTTCACGATTCTGCTCAGCAAAATGAATCTGAGCAACATGTCGGTCGCCATGGACCGTGTCCGTTCGCAAGTCGGCCTGTCATTGCCCCACCCAGAACATTTCCGCGAACTGGACCGCATCATCGGGGACATCACTGTGCCCCAAGCTGACAACCCTCAAGCGGTGCAGGACAAAATCAACGAGCTGAATCAAGCGGCGGCGATCATCACCTACTTGCAATCGGAAGTCCCCGATGCGGGCGTTGCCGAGGCGGCCGCCGAAATTGCGGTCGACAACCTGAGCGAATTCTCGGAACTACTCGAACAGTCGATCCAATCCCAAACGACCGAATCGGACTGGGATGTTTCCGCCGGCGACACTCCCCTCCCCAAGCCTCCTGCGCCTGCCACCTCTTCACTTGGGCAGCTCGATTCAGAAAGGCCTCCGCCGGCGCAGGACCCTCCCAGTCTTCCCGAACCAATCACCGACGAAGATTCACCGCAGGTATCTGAGTCCGAACCCTCTGTGGAATCGAGTGACGTTGCTTCTTCCGGTTCCGAAACGCAAGATGATGATCCATCCACCGACACTCGACCTCAGCTGCTCGTCCAACTGAACAACAACGAACGCTTCGAACAGCCCGCGGTGATCGCGGCTGCCTCGGTTCGAAGTTGGATGAATCTGTTGTTGGGCGGATCCCTTCGCAGCCAACTCTGCTTGATCGCCAATCCCGACGAAGGTGATTTTGCAGCCTTGATCCGGATGGCGCGTGAATCCTTGCAGCCTCGATTCGTTCGGTTGACCAGCGCGACGGGCAGCATCGTCGCGCAAATCATCTTTGGGTTGGTGATTTTGGTCGTGTCGGTTTACTTCTTTTTGATCGATGGTCCCGTGATGATCCGCACGCTGATGCGACTGTCGCCGATGGACGACAACTACGAACATCAACTGTTGACGGAATTTGACCGAACCAGCCGGGCGGTGGTGCTGGCAAGCGTCGCCAGTGCGTTGGTCCAAGGCATTCTGGCAACCATCGGATTTTGGCTCTGTGGTTTCGACCAAATTGTCTTGTTGTTGTTCCTGACCAGTGTGATGGCATTGGTCCCGTTCCTAGGTGCCGCATCCGTGTGGGTTCCTTGCGCCTTGTGGCTCGGTCTGGTCGATCAACGCTGGATCCCCGCTGCACTGTTGGCACTCTACGGGGCAGCCGTTGTTTCCTCGATCGACAACGTGATCAAGGTTTACGTTCTGCACGGCCGCAGCCAACTGCACCCGCTGTTCGCACTTCTCAGCGTGATCGGTGGCGTTTCCGTGTTCGGTCCGATCGGGATCCTGGTTGGTCCCATGGTCGTTGTCTTCCTGCAAACCTTGCTCGAAATCCTCAATCATGAGCTGAAGACCAGCCACCCAGAAGAAGAAATCGACCCGCAAGCGGCGGGCTGA
- a CDS encoding SMC-Scp complex subunit ScpB has protein sequence MNEPSDPPEDGSLEDGLPASEQAETAEALDNEFDDDEEGFSLEQLGAAYARVAAMSESGDDAPTDLDPAELLRAEPDPQPNNEESGEEFVEEDPDSDEALAVAAQSSAESDSTADQAATPEAIVEAALFVGHPENLPLTPPRLASIMRGFSPEEVVEIIEKLNASYRAERQGIRIVEQDGGYRMVVAPEVESVRAAFTGKVRETRLNQAAVEVLSLVAYQPGITSARVTDLRGRDSGSLLNQMVRRRLVEVKREPGEGTDKLVSRFYPGERLLVLLGLETIDDLPHVEEANM, from the coding sequence ATGAATGAGCCATCTGATCCGCCGGAAGACGGGAGCCTCGAAGACGGGCTGCCTGCAAGTGAGCAAGCTGAAACCGCAGAAGCACTCGACAACGAGTTCGATGACGATGAGGAAGGTTTCTCGCTCGAACAACTCGGGGCCGCTTACGCCCGCGTCGCGGCCATGTCAGAAAGCGGTGATGACGCGCCCACGGACCTGGACCCGGCGGAACTGCTGCGTGCCGAACCAGATCCGCAACCAAACAACGAGGAATCGGGCGAAGAATTTGTCGAGGAGGATCCGGACAGCGACGAAGCACTCGCCGTCGCGGCTCAAAGCTCTGCCGAGTCGGACTCCACCGCTGATCAGGCCGCCACTCCGGAAGCCATCGTGGAAGCCGCCTTGTTCGTCGGGCACCCGGAAAACCTGCCGCTGACACCGCCCCGCCTGGCCTCGATCATGCGAGGTTTTTCGCCCGAGGAAGTCGTGGAAATCATCGAGAAGCTGAATGCCTCGTACCGCGCCGAACGCCAGGGCATTCGGATCGTCGAACAAGACGGCGGGTACCGCATGGTGGTGGCTCCCGAAGTGGAATCCGTCCGCGCCGCATTCACCGGCAAAGTTCGCGAAACGCGGCTGAATCAAGCCGCCGTCGAAGTGCTGTCCTTGGTCGCCTACCAACCCGGCATCACCTCCGCTCGCGTCACGGATTTGAGAGGACGCGACAGCGGTTCGTTGCTGAATCAAATGGTGCGTCGGCGCCTGGTCGAAGTCAAACGGGAACCGGGCGAGGGCACCGACAAACTGGTTTCGCGGTTCTATCCCGGCGAGCGATTACTCGTTCTGTTGGGACTCGAGACCATCGACGACTTGCCGCACGTCGAGGAAGCCAACATGTGA
- the rlmN gene encoding 23S rRNA (adenine(2503)-C(2))-methyltransferase RlmN translates to MSAAAATHRLFRIDEMETLRRDRRLDPQVIRQLRNGLLKKFESDDVVRERFPASDAVQLHALKLFQRMDSEIDGATKLLFETDSGLLIESVILRIASGRTTLCVSSQIGCAAACDFCATGKMGIAKNLATEEILDQVVQAGQILRAEDRRLSNIVFMGMGEPLHNEANVTEAIRLLTAPDHFARSPSTVLVSTVGVPAAMLRLAKAFPRLNLALSLHSADQATRETIIPLGKKASLTQLQDTIQEIQTIQDREFMIEYLMLRDRNDSAEDAKRLIDWIGNLRVHVNLIPYNTIEASPHLQASPRSTIEAFADILKASGLKTTVRYSLGHDIEAACGQLIRQENRQRAMQARRAAAEGDSHVGFLDVRQVVDGLESQQNE, encoded by the coding sequence ATGTCTGCCGCCGCTGCCACCCACCGACTGTTTCGAATCGACGAGATGGAAACATTGCGTCGCGACCGTCGATTGGACCCGCAGGTGATTCGGCAGCTTCGAAACGGGCTGCTGAAAAAGTTTGAGTCGGACGACGTGGTCAGGGAGCGATTTCCGGCCTCCGACGCGGTCCAGTTGCACGCGTTGAAGCTTTTCCAACGAATGGATTCCGAGATCGATGGGGCAACGAAACTGTTGTTCGAAACCGATTCGGGATTGTTGATCGAAAGCGTGATCCTTCGGATCGCATCAGGGCGAACGACGTTGTGCGTGTCCAGTCAGATCGGATGTGCCGCCGCCTGTGACTTCTGCGCGACCGGCAAAATGGGGATCGCCAAGAACTTGGCCACCGAGGAGATCTTGGACCAAGTCGTTCAGGCCGGGCAGATTCTTCGAGCCGAAGACCGGCGGCTGAGCAACATCGTCTTCATGGGCATGGGCGAGCCGTTGCACAACGAAGCCAACGTGACGGAGGCGATTCGATTGCTGACCGCGCCGGACCATTTTGCTCGCTCCCCCTCCACGGTGCTGGTTTCCACGGTGGGGGTCCCCGCAGCGATGCTGCGGTTGGCCAAGGCGTTTCCGCGATTGAATCTTGCGCTCAGCCTGCATTCCGCCGATCAAGCAACTCGCGAGACCATCATTCCGCTGGGCAAGAAGGCTTCGCTAACGCAGTTGCAGGACACGATCCAGGAGATTCAAACGATTCAAGATCGTGAGTTCATGATTGAATACTTGATGCTTCGCGACCGGAATGATTCCGCTGAGGATGCGAAGCGATTGATCGACTGGATTGGCAATCTCCGCGTGCACGTGAATCTGATTCCGTACAACACGATCGAGGCCTCGCCCCACCTGCAAGCGTCGCCGCGATCGACGATCGAAGCGTTCGCTGACATCTTGAAAGCGTCAGGTTTGAAGACCACGGTGCGGTACAGTTTGGGGCATGACATCGAAGCCGCCTGTGGGCAATTGATCCGCCAAGAAAACCGTCAGCGGGCGATGCAGGCTCGACGAGCGGCGGCGGAGGGCGACTCACATGTTGGCTTCCTCGACGTGCGGCAAGTCGTCGATGGTCTCGAGTCCCAACAGAACGAGTAA
- a CDS encoding DUF1501 domain-containing protein, translated as MSMSFNDQAGSTFGWSRSLPSGLCSAEVHLSRRRLLGAGSALMMSSLARRLTLAAEQQADSGKPPKSVILLWMEGGPSQLETFDPHPGTKFGGEVGDVATTAKDLRIADTMPRLAEQMHLCSLVRSVVGKEGDHERAIYAMKSGYRPDPTLEHPSIGSILCHADDAGADIPRHISILAGRSAATGGYLGPQFDAFKTGDPLEPVPDVRPRVDESRYQRRLSALTNVLEPQFTRGRIRDLQENRTLHLAGTQAARKMMSSDQLTAFDIKEEPQAELDAFGDHAFGRGCLAASRLVEVGVRCVEVTLSGWDSHINNHSLQSSAAGTLDAGIAALLKRLEERGLLESTLVVCGGEFGRTPQLNPAAGRDHWIHGFSTLLAGGGIRRGHVHGATGPEPNPDKPDAHVVAPVTIPDLHATILSTLGLDPTEELDTPIGRPMKRSEGQVIESVIA; from the coding sequence ATGAGTATGTCGTTCAACGATCAAGCTGGATCCACCTTTGGATGGAGTCGTTCCTTGCCGAGTGGTTTGTGCAGCGCTGAGGTCCATCTTTCGCGCCGCCGACTTTTGGGGGCCGGATCGGCCTTGATGATGTCGTCGCTGGCACGTCGTTTGACGTTGGCGGCCGAGCAACAAGCGGATTCGGGGAAGCCGCCGAAGAGTGTGATTCTGTTGTGGATGGAAGGCGGTCCAAGCCAATTGGAAACCTTCGATCCACATCCAGGGACCAAGTTCGGTGGCGAGGTCGGCGACGTTGCAACCACAGCGAAGGATCTGCGGATCGCGGACACGATGCCGCGATTGGCGGAGCAGATGCACTTGTGTTCTTTGGTCCGAAGTGTGGTCGGCAAGGAAGGCGATCATGAACGCGCGATTTATGCCATGAAGTCCGGCTATCGGCCGGATCCCACGTTGGAACATCCCTCGATTGGAAGCATTCTGTGTCATGCGGATGACGCGGGGGCTGACATCCCGCGGCACATTTCGATTTTGGCTGGGCGGTCCGCCGCGACGGGCGGATACCTCGGGCCGCAGTTCGATGCTTTCAAAACAGGCGACCCGTTGGAGCCTGTTCCTGACGTTCGGCCCAGAGTCGATGAATCACGTTACCAACGTCGGCTCAGTGCATTGACCAACGTTTTGGAACCGCAGTTCACACGGGGGCGGATTCGGGATTTGCAAGAGAATCGAACGTTGCATTTGGCGGGAACGCAAGCGGCTCGAAAGATGATGTCGAGTGATCAGTTGACCGCGTTTGATATCAAAGAAGAACCGCAAGCCGAGCTGGATGCCTTCGGTGATCATGCCTTTGGGCGGGGTTGCTTGGCTGCATCCCGGTTGGTGGAAGTCGGCGTTCGATGTGTGGAAGTGACGCTCAGCGGATGGGACAGCCACATCAACAATCACAGCTTGCAATCCAGTGCGGCGGGTACCTTGGACGCAGGCATCGCGGCGCTCCTGAAACGTTTGGAAGAACGTGGGCTGCTGGAATCCACGTTGGTCGTTTGCGGTGGTGAGTTTGGTCGCACGCCGCAACTCAATCCGGCGGCAGGTCGTGATCACTGGATTCACGGTTTCAGCACATTGTTGGCTGGCGGTGGCATTCGTCGTGGCCATGTGCATGGTGCCACGGGGCCCGAGCCCAATCCCGACAAGCCAGATGCGCATGTCGTGGCCCCCGTCACGATCCCGGATCTGCATGCCACGATCCTGTCCACGTTGGGACTGGATCCGACGGAAGAGTTGGACACTCCGATTGGACGACCGATGAAACGCAGCGAAGGGCAGGTCATCGAATCGGTCATCGCTTAG